A region of Procambarus clarkii isolate CNS0578487 chromosome 48, FALCON_Pclarkii_2.0, whole genome shotgun sequence DNA encodes the following proteins:
- the LOC138351178 gene encoding uncharacterized protein — MPRTISISPYIKMPRTISISPYIKMPRTISISPYIKMPRTISISPYIKMPRTISISPYIKMPRTISISPYIKMPRTISISPYIKMPRTISISPYIKMPRTISISPYIKMPRTISISPYIKMPRTISISPYLKMPRTISISPYIKMPRTISISPYIKMPRTISISPYIKMPRTISISPYIKMPRTISISPYIKMPRTISISPYIKMPRTISRVDASNNQ, encoded by the coding sequence ATGCCTCGAACCATCAGTATATCCCCGTATATAAAGATGCCTCGAACCATCAGTATATCCCCGTATATAAAGATGCCTCGAACCATCAGTATATCCCCGTATATAAAGATGCCTCGAACAATCAGTATATCCCCGTATATAAAGATGCCTCGAACCATCAGTATATCCCCGTATATAAAGATGCCTCGAACAATCAGTATATCCCCGTATATAAAGATGCCTCGAACCATCAGTATATCCCCGTATATAAAGATGCCTCGAACAATCAGTATATCCCCGTATATAAAGATGCCTCGAACAATCAGTATATCCCCGTATATAAAGATGCCTCGAACCATCAGTATATCCCCGTATATAAAGATGCCTCGAACCATCAGTATATCCCCGTATTTAAAGATGCCTCGAACAATCAGTATATCCCCGTATATAAAGATGCCTCGAACAATCAGTATATCCCCGTATATAAAGATGCCTCGAACCATCAGTATATCCCCGTATATAAAGATGCCTCGAACCATCAGTATATCCCCGTATATAAAGATGCCTCGAACCATCAGTATATCCCCGTATATAAAGATGCCTCGAACCATCAGTATATCCCCGTATATAAAGATGCCTCGAACAATCAGTAGAGTGGATGCCTCGAACAATCAGTAG